Proteins found in one Promicromonospora sukumoe genomic segment:
- a CDS encoding MBL fold metallo-hydrolase — protein sequence MLTQVAQGVLVHRSELLRNNTVVVRGRTGVLLVDAGITGAEMSCLANDLDELDLPVVAGFSTHPDWDHVLWHPGLGDAPRYGTARCAAALRDLRSDDGWRARVTEGLPPEIADEVPLDLFGLVTGLPAGTVRIPWDGPDVWVIEHPAHSPGHAALLVEDSGVLVAGDMLSDVFVPMLDDFTDTSDPVEEYLAGLRVLEDVADDVAVLVPGHGTAVAGTENVRDRIGRDRAYLRALRDGRRPDDPRIDAPEPGWEWVSGIHEGQAAGLARWNEGHL from the coding sequence ATGCTGACGCAGGTCGCACAGGGCGTTCTGGTCCACCGGAGCGAGCTGCTCCGCAACAACACCGTCGTCGTGCGGGGCCGCACCGGCGTGCTGCTCGTCGACGCCGGGATCACGGGCGCCGAGATGTCCTGTCTCGCGAACGACCTGGACGAGCTGGACCTGCCCGTCGTGGCGGGTTTCTCGACGCACCCCGACTGGGACCACGTCCTGTGGCACCCCGGGCTCGGCGACGCGCCCCGCTACGGCACGGCCCGCTGCGCGGCCGCCCTGCGGGACCTGCGGTCGGACGACGGATGGCGGGCCCGCGTGACCGAGGGGCTGCCGCCCGAGATCGCCGACGAGGTGCCGCTGGACCTCTTCGGGCTCGTCACGGGCCTGCCCGCCGGGACCGTCCGGATTCCGTGGGACGGCCCCGACGTCTGGGTCATCGAGCACCCGGCCCACTCCCCCGGCCACGCGGCGCTGCTGGTCGAGGACTCCGGCGTGCTGGTCGCCGGCGACATGCTGTCCGACGTCTTCGTGCCGATGCTCGACGACTTCACGGACACCAGCGACCCCGTCGAGGAATACCTCGCCGGGCTGCGGGTGCTGGAGGACGTCGCGGACGACGTCGCCGTGCTCGTGCCGGGGCACGGCACCGCCGTCGCCGGAACCGAGAACGTCCGTGACCGGATCGGGCGGGACCGCGCGTATTTGCGCGCCCTGCGGGACGGGCGCAGGCCCGACGACCCGCGCATCGACGCGCCCGAACCCGGCTGGGAGTGGGTGAGCGGCATCCACGAGGGCCAGGCCGCGGGCCTGGCCCGGTGGAACGAGGGTCACTTGTAG
- a CDS encoding S1 family peptidase, whose amino-acid sequence MKTRPTASRPTASRPTTMRLRLAVLAVVAVLVAPATAGPAQAKGSDEPTDAELAELHEAIGESEVEGVAWYTDEAAGEVVVIADSTVDGGDRNDVRRAAGDKIGALELQRTEGEFRTLQRSAPPGTTILGSGVRCTLGFNVRKGNMKYLITAGHCANKVPSWKVGIKNAQKIGPTVQSRFPGGDYALVRYDNRSVKRPGGYTPGNAFVGQAATRVGSTTGQHSGFVTATGVTVRFSGGDMVPNLIQADICAEPGDSGGPLFSGKRALGILSGGTGDCPSGGISFYQPIKPVLAAYGVQLYYK is encoded by the coding sequence ATGAAGACACGCCCCACTGCATCCCGCCCCACTGCATCCCGCCCCACCACGATGCGGCTACGTCTGGCCGTTCTCGCCGTCGTCGCCGTGCTCGTCGCACCGGCCACGGCCGGCCCCGCGCAGGCCAAGGGCTCCGACGAGCCGACCGACGCGGAGCTCGCCGAGCTGCACGAGGCCATCGGGGAGTCCGAGGTCGAGGGTGTCGCCTGGTACACCGACGAGGCCGCCGGCGAGGTGGTGGTGATCGCCGACTCCACGGTCGACGGTGGCGACCGCAACGACGTGCGCCGGGCGGCCGGCGACAAGATCGGCGCGCTGGAGCTCCAGCGGACGGAGGGTGAGTTCAGGACGTTGCAGCGGTCGGCGCCTCCGGGGACAACCATCCTCGGCTCGGGCGTGCGCTGCACCCTCGGCTTCAACGTCCGCAAGGGCAACATGAAGTACCTCATCACCGCCGGACACTGCGCCAACAAGGTGCCCTCCTGGAAGGTCGGGATCAAAAACGCCCAGAAGATCGGCCCCACCGTCCAGTCTCGGTTCCCGGGCGGCGACTACGCGCTGGTTCGGTACGACAACCGGTCGGTCAAGCGGCCCGGCGGCTACACGCCCGGGAACGCCTTCGTGGGCCAGGCCGCGACCCGTGTCGGCTCCACGACCGGACAGCACTCGGGGTTCGTGACCGCTACCGGCGTGACCGTCAGGTTCTCCGGCGGTGACATGGTGCCGAACCTGATCCAGGCCGACATCTGCGCCGAGCCCGGCGACTCCGGGGGGCCGTTGTTCAGCGGCAAGCGCGCCCTGGGCATCCTGTCCGGCGGCACCGGTGACTGCCCCTCCGGCGGGATCTCGTTCTACCAGCCCATCAAGCCGGTGCTCGCGGCGTACGGGGTGCAGCTCTACTACAAGTGA